One stretch of Variovorax sp. 54 DNA includes these proteins:
- a CDS encoding GspH/FimT family pseudopilin, producing MSHRMRYARLVPAPARGFTLIELMVTLAVLVVLIAIAVPSFDSIRLSTRLSSYATALVAGTQLARSEAIKRNAPITLCASADGTSCSTNGQWEAGWIVRSDTQVLRVEPAAASGYRLREAGGASAVVFQATGLGAGQSRITICRATPSADPSRAVAISATGRTTVTRSSGGTCAAT from the coding sequence GTGAGCCACCGCATGCGCTACGCCCGCCTTGTCCCCGCCCCTGCGCGCGGCTTCACGCTCATCGAGCTGATGGTCACGCTGGCCGTGCTGGTGGTGCTGATCGCCATCGCCGTGCCCTCGTTCGACAGCATCCGGCTGTCCACGCGGCTGAGCAGCTACGCCACCGCACTGGTCGCGGGCACCCAGCTGGCGCGCAGCGAGGCCATCAAGCGCAACGCCCCCATCACCCTGTGCGCCTCGGCCGACGGCACCAGCTGCAGCACCAACGGGCAATGGGAAGCCGGCTGGATCGTGCGCAGCGACACGCAGGTGCTGCGCGTCGAACCCGCGGCCGCCAGCGGCTACCGGCTGCGCGAGGCCGGCGGCGCGAGCGCCGTCGTGTTCCAGGCCACCGGCCTGGGCGCCGGCCAGAGTCGCATCACCATCTGCCGCGCCACCCCGAGCGCCGACCCGTCGCGCGCCGTGGCCATCAGCGCCACGGGGCGCACCACCGTCACCCGGTCGAGCGGCGGCACCTGCGCCGCGACCTGA
- a CDS encoding DUF6502 family protein: MEHRLDWALAACARILRPVVRLALAMGVKHPHLEALLRDLLIEEAQRTWRGQGVPKPNLSQISVTTGLNRKVVTAKVRATVDPLPHTELSAAAKTFTLWLQMTTDDDTLRRLPVVTEGDGPSFERVARLASRGNVHHRTILDELVRLQMVAESDGTAELTADGFVPVEDLQSMLAFLGDNGRDHLLAAVSNTLGDTPRMLERAVYARGLTMADCTAIERLVRERWAGLHHELAREMTQAVDRAAPEAKAKARIRVGIYTYYEDEEGAPAPGAPHNNKPAP; the protein is encoded by the coding sequence ATGGAACACCGGCTGGACTGGGCCCTTGCCGCCTGCGCTCGCATCCTCAGGCCCGTGGTCCGGCTGGCGCTGGCCATGGGCGTCAAGCACCCGCACCTGGAAGCCCTGCTGCGCGACCTGCTCATCGAGGAAGCCCAGCGCACCTGGCGCGGCCAGGGCGTGCCCAAACCCAACCTCAGCCAGATTTCGGTCACCACCGGGCTGAACCGCAAGGTCGTCACGGCCAAGGTCCGCGCCACCGTCGACCCGCTGCCCCACACGGAGCTGTCAGCCGCCGCCAAGACTTTTACGTTGTGGTTACAGATGACCACCGACGACGACACCCTGCGCCGCCTGCCCGTCGTCACCGAGGGTGACGGGCCGTCGTTCGAACGCGTGGCCCGCCTGGCCAGCCGGGGCAACGTGCACCACCGCACCATCCTCGACGAACTGGTGCGCCTGCAGATGGTGGCCGAAAGCGACGGCACCGCCGAACTCACCGCCGACGGCTTCGTGCCGGTCGAAGACCTGCAATCGATGCTCGCCTTCCTGGGCGACAACGGCCGAGACCACCTGCTGGCCGCCGTCTCCAACACCCTGGGCGACACGCCCCGCATGCTCGAGCGCGCCGTGTACGCGCGCGGGCTCACGATGGCCGACTGCACGGCCATCGAACGCCTCGTGCGCGAACGCTGGGCCGGCCTGCACCACGAGCTGGCCCGCGAGATGACCCAGGCCGTCGACCGCGCGGCCCCCGAGGCCAAGGCCAAGGCGCGCATCCGCGTCGGCATCTACACGTATTACGAAGACGAAGAAGGCGCGCCCGCTCCCGGCGCGCCGCACAACAACAAGCCCGCCCCATGA
- a CDS encoding DUF5666 domain-containing protein — protein MNTTSPSLRLARGLLMAGAIALLLSCGGGGGGGGSGTTGFGALGTTATGTGTGTGTGTGTGTGTGTGTGTGTNTGGGGGGGDSGSGDAGSGSGTGTGTGSTGSTGSGGDSTASNTNGDGSGVGSGGTGVTADAAGIGAADGLGSVILNGLRYNTDSATFSLEDTTELQIGMSARIAGKVNADFTSGIAATVVSAAELRGAVSAIDLKNGSFTVMGARVTTDNATVWADADGTTDLVDGAIVQVWGLPAAPGTLRATRVQVAPATTAPLVTGTVQNLDRGAQQFTLGLLTVDFGAAAFGPGIDAASLANGTLVRVRGTAVPAAGRFTATQVQGWYAIPSADGIALQLAGVVTDFAALGDFRVLGNKIDARNAQITGGPVGSIGNGVKVEVDGLLSAQVLVVKKLRIRHVPGTGGPVSFTVIGAIGGYQSAADFTVRGQRVNASGSGTIFENGTAADLGNGKRVTVVGDRVVDGVLIAQRVSFTLP, from the coding sequence ATGAACACGACCTCCCCCTCCTTGCGACTGGCGCGCGGCCTGCTGATGGCCGGCGCCATCGCCCTGCTTCTCTCATGCGGAGGCGGAGGAGGTGGTGGCGGTAGCGGCACGACGGGCTTCGGCGCCCTCGGCACCACGGCCACCGGCACCGGCACTGGCACTGGCACTGGCACTGGCACTGGCACTGGCACTGGCACTGGCACGGGTACGGGTACCAATACCGGCGGTGGCGGTGGCGGCGGCGACAGCGGCTCGGGTGACGCAGGCTCCGGCAGCGGCACGGGCACGGGCACTGGCAGCACCGGAAGCACTGGTTCTGGCGGCGACAGCACCGCCAGCAACACCAACGGCGACGGCTCCGGCGTGGGCTCCGGCGGCACGGGCGTGACCGCCGACGCCGCCGGCATCGGCGCGGCCGACGGCCTGGGCAGCGTGATCCTCAACGGCCTGCGCTACAACACCGACAGCGCCACCTTCAGCCTTGAGGACACCACCGAGCTGCAGATCGGCATGAGCGCGCGCATCGCCGGCAAGGTCAACGCCGACTTCACCAGCGGCATCGCCGCCACAGTCGTCTCGGCCGCCGAACTGCGCGGCGCCGTGTCGGCCATCGACCTGAAGAACGGCAGCTTCACCGTCATGGGCGCCCGCGTGACCACCGACAACGCCACCGTCTGGGCCGACGCCGACGGCACCACCGACCTCGTCGACGGCGCCATCGTGCAGGTCTGGGGCCTGCCCGCCGCACCGGGCACCCTGCGCGCCACGCGCGTCCAGGTGGCGCCCGCCACCACCGCCCCGCTGGTGACCGGCACCGTGCAGAACCTCGACCGCGGCGCCCAGCAGTTCACGCTCGGCCTGCTGACCGTCGACTTCGGCGCTGCCGCCTTCGGCCCCGGCATCGACGCCGCGAGCCTGGCCAACGGCACCCTCGTCCGCGTGCGCGGCACCGCAGTGCCGGCCGCCGGCCGCTTCACCGCCACCCAGGTGCAGGGCTGGTACGCCATTCCCTCGGCCGACGGCATCGCGCTGCAACTGGCGGGCGTGGTCACCGACTTCGCCGCGCTGGGCGACTTCCGCGTGCTCGGCAACAAGATCGACGCGCGCAATGCCCAGATCACCGGCGGGCCGGTCGGCTCCATCGGCAACGGCGTGAAGGTCGAAGTCGACGGTTTGCTCTCGGCCCAGGTGCTCGTGGTCAAGAAACTGCGCATCCGCCACGTGCCCGGCACCGGCGGGCCGGTGTCGTTCACCGTCATCGGCGCCATCGGCGGCTACCAGTCGGCCGCCGACTTCACCGTGCGCGGCCAGCGCGTGAATGCCAGCGGCTCCGGTACCATCTTCGAAAACGGCACCGCCGCGGACCTGGGCAACGGCAAGCGTGTGACCGTCGTCGGCGACCGCGTGGTCGACGGCGTGCTCATTGCACAACGCGTGAGCTTCACGTTGCCCTGA
- a CDS encoding FAD-dependent oxidoreductase, which translates to MDTHTPSAPVPTSPRCCIAGGGPAGMVLGLLLARAGVPVVVLEKHLDFLRDFRGDTVHPSTLEVLHELGLLDAFLQRPHNRIEELRGTYEGRSVTIADFRRLPTHARFLVLMPQWEFLDFMCDEARRYPGFELWTDAEATGLLQDKGRVNGVKVRVGARSPDSGGPKDIELHASLIVAADGRHSTLRDAAALPHISYGAPIDVLWMRIPKLPGDPEATGGHIAAGRLLVTLNRDDYWQCAFVIRKGGRAELQSRGIAAFHAEIARIAPFFAARLPEALPDWEAVKLLEVTVDRVESWSCPGLLCIGDAAHAMSPVGGVGINLAVQDAVAAANLLAASLAGNATDKEIDTLLPQLQRRREWPVRVTQAAQRLVQDRVLMPVLSRKAAAAASTAPRPMPLPLRLLGRWPWLRTLPARAVGIGVRPEHVQSPRK; encoded by the coding sequence ATGGACACCCACACCCCCTCTGCCCCCGTTCCCACGTCGCCCCGCTGCTGCATCGCCGGCGGCGGCCCGGCCGGCATGGTGCTGGGCCTGCTGCTTGCGCGCGCGGGCGTGCCCGTCGTCGTGCTCGAGAAACACCTCGACTTCCTGCGCGACTTTCGCGGCGACACCGTGCATCCGTCCACGCTCGAAGTGCTGCACGAACTCGGCCTGCTCGACGCTTTTTTGCAGCGCCCGCACAACCGCATCGAAGAGCTGCGCGGCACCTACGAGGGCCGCAGCGTGACCATTGCCGACTTCAGGCGGCTGCCCACGCACGCCCGCTTTCTGGTGCTCATGCCGCAGTGGGAGTTTCTGGACTTCATGTGCGACGAGGCGCGGCGCTACCCCGGCTTCGAGCTGTGGACCGACGCCGAGGCCACCGGCCTGCTGCAGGACAAGGGCCGCGTCAACGGTGTGAAGGTGCGCGTCGGCGCCCGCAGCCCCGACAGCGGCGGCCCGAAAGACATCGAGCTGCACGCCTCCCTCATCGTGGCCGCCGACGGCCGCCACTCCACCCTGCGCGATGCGGCCGCGCTGCCGCACATCAGCTACGGCGCGCCCATCGACGTGCTGTGGATGCGCATTCCCAAGCTGCCCGGCGACCCCGAGGCCACCGGCGGCCACATCGCGGCGGGCCGCTTGCTGGTGACGCTCAACCGCGACGACTACTGGCAGTGCGCCTTCGTCATCCGCAAGGGCGGCCGGGCCGAGCTGCAGTCGCGCGGCATTGCCGCCTTCCATGCCGAGATCGCGCGCATCGCGCCCTTCTTTGCCGCGCGCCTGCCCGAGGCCCTGCCCGACTGGGAGGCCGTGAAGCTGCTCGAAGTGACCGTCGACCGGGTCGAATCGTGGTCGTGCCCCGGCCTGCTGTGCATCGGCGACGCCGCGCACGCCATGTCGCCCGTGGGCGGCGTCGGCATCAACCTCGCCGTGCAGGACGCCGTGGCCGCCGCCAACCTGCTGGCCGCGTCGCTCGCCGGCAACGCCACCGACAAGGAGATCGACACCCTGCTGCCCCAGCTGCAGCGCCGCCGCGAATGGCCCGTGCGCGTCACGCAGGCCGCGCAGCGGCTCGTGCAAGACCGCGTGCTGATGCCGGTGCTCAGCCGCAAGGCGGCCGCAGCTGCGTCGACTGCGCCCCGCCCCATGCCCTTGCCGCTGCGCCTGCTGGGGCGCTGGCCGTGGCTGCGCACCCTGCCCGCGCGCGCCGTGGGCATCGGCGTGCGGCCCGAACACGTGCAGTCGCCGCGGAAGTAG
- a CDS encoding C40 family peptidase, producing the protein MLDTPLPTPPRSPASLPLSQRLLFRLIPITACLLAIGCASPPPTRTPGGSVPSSNIPPLTSEQSNSITIHALGLVGTPYRYGGNSPEGGFDCSGLIGYVYRQSVGQVPPRTVSRMAGFGRPVPMSELRSGDLVLFGSASPTHAGIYVGDGRFVHAPSTGGEVRLDRLDGVYWSRQPTQARRPG; encoded by the coding sequence ATGCTCGACACACCATTGCCGACGCCTCCACGTTCCCCCGCATCTCTGCCGCTGTCGCAGCGGCTGCTGTTCCGACTGATCCCCATCACCGCCTGTCTCCTGGCCATCGGCTGCGCGAGCCCGCCGCCGACGCGCACGCCCGGTGGTTCGGTGCCCAGCAGCAACATCCCGCCGCTGACGTCGGAGCAGTCGAACAGCATCACGATCCACGCGCTGGGGCTGGTCGGCACGCCGTACCGCTATGGCGGCAACTCGCCCGAGGGCGGCTTCGATTGCAGCGGGCTCATCGGCTACGTGTACCGCCAGAGCGTGGGGCAGGTGCCGCCGCGCACGGTGTCGCGCATGGCGGGCTTCGGCCGGCCGGTGCCGATGTCCGAGCTGCGCTCGGGCGACCTGGTGCTGTTCGGCTCGGCGTCGCCCACGCATGCGGGCATCTATGTGGGCGACGGGCGTTTTGTGCATGCGCCGTCCACGGGCGGCGAGGTGCGGCTCGACCGGCTCGACGGCGTGTACTGGTCGCGCCAGCCGACGCAGGCGCGCCGGCCCGGCTGA
- a CDS encoding lysozyme inhibitor LprI family protein, giving the protein MKTHHHHLGLVAACLCALATSPVFAQDAKPSFDCAKAQTRVEKAICTQLDAWFDQTMADLYKSVRAVPDTDIAELQSGQRAWLARRNQCAGSGDKLANCLLDSYRTRLVELSGRYDSQKLTGRYASTTYSGDLDSVLFPDGILAMNVSTVRPGSNNSCAYSLRAPVIHANQVHKVEPPDASAPDNRCEVDLAFAGPQVNVKTKGCDSYCGYGVRFDGLFNKKR; this is encoded by the coding sequence ATGAAGACGCATCACCACCACCTCGGCCTTGTCGCCGCCTGCCTGTGCGCGCTCGCCACGTCGCCGGTGTTCGCCCAAGACGCCAAGCCGAGCTTCGATTGCGCGAAGGCACAGACCCGTGTCGAGAAGGCCATCTGCACCCAGCTCGACGCCTGGTTCGACCAGACCATGGCCGACCTGTACAAGTCCGTGCGGGCCGTGCCGGACACAGACATCGCCGAACTTCAGAGCGGCCAGCGCGCGTGGCTGGCGCGGCGCAACCAGTGCGCCGGCTCGGGCGACAAGCTCGCGAACTGCCTTCTCGACAGCTACCGCACCCGGCTTGTCGAACTCAGCGGCCGCTACGATTCGCAGAAGCTGACGGGCCGCTATGCAAGCACCACGTACAGCGGCGATCTCGACAGCGTGCTGTTCCCCGACGGCATCCTGGCGATGAACGTCTCCACCGTGAGACCCGGCAGCAACAACAGCTGCGCCTACAGCCTGCGCGCGCCGGTCATCCATGCGAACCAGGTCCACAAGGTGGAGCCACCCGACGCCAGCGCCCCCGACAACCGCTGCGAAGTCGACCTGGCCTTTGCGGGCCCGCAGGTCAACGTCAAGACCAAGGGCTGCGACAGCTACTGCGGCTACGGCGTGAGATTCGACGGGCTCTTCAACAAGAAGCGTTGA
- a CDS encoding DUF938 domain-containing protein, whose amino-acid sequence MPNLLFSPAADRNKQPILDALTRILGERGTALEIASGTGQHAAWFAAAMPSWTWQPTDADARSLPAIASRVEQAALPNLRPPLLLDVMAPQWLSQGPAFAQAQEKEEQQQEKFDAIYCANMLHIAPWSTCAALMSGAARHLRAGTGVLITYGPYFEDEAQRGPTAPSNLAFDEDLRARNPAWGIRRLDDVVAEARRVGLALRERHAMPSNNLLLVFGFS is encoded by the coding sequence ATGCCCAACCTCCTTTTCAGCCCAGCCGCTGACCGCAACAAACAACCCATCCTTGATGCCCTGACCCGCATCCTCGGTGAGCGAGGCACCGCCTTGGAAATCGCCTCCGGCACAGGCCAACACGCTGCCTGGTTCGCCGCTGCCATGCCCTCATGGACCTGGCAGCCCACCGACGCAGACGCCCGCTCGCTCCCCGCGATCGCCAGTCGCGTCGAACAAGCCGCGCTGCCCAATCTGCGCCCGCCGCTGTTGCTCGACGTGATGGCGCCGCAGTGGCTCTCGCAAGGCCCCGCGTTCGCTCAAGCTCAAGAAAAAGAAGAACAACAGCAAGAAAAGTTCGACGCCATCTACTGCGCCAACATGCTGCACATCGCACCCTGGTCCACCTGCGCCGCGCTGATGTCCGGTGCCGCGCGGCATCTGCGTGCCGGCACCGGCGTGCTGATCACCTACGGGCCTTACTTCGAAGACGAAGCGCAGCGCGGTCCTACGGCACCGAGCAATCTGGCGTTCGACGAAGACCTGCGGGCCCGCAATCCCGCCTGGGGCATTCGCCGTCTCGATGATGTGGTGGCAGAGGCGCGTCGCGTCGGCCTCGCGCTGCGCGAGCGGCACGCGATGCCCTCGAACAACCTGCTGCTGGTCTTCGGTTTCTCTTGA